The Salmo salar chromosome ssa06, Ssal_v3.1, whole genome shotgun sequence genome window below encodes:
- the LOC106607846 gene encoding zinc finger protein 512 isoform X3 produces the protein MDDHHHHHHHHQLHHHTQGSMSPSYVPRKRKASQPKQKSGVPLPAIQRMSDMSVMSMIGAPPKNDDPHAQVTQKMKRTYGRKRYEDLQNVSLGSGVEDSTSETSCCSVVSSSLAVANGELPPPPPPSARLPHRLVAKDCWPNQAPDTGRAQGRGQEPPPPSDFAMKKMRRVEVDNGAPSVPNFPPEVRHTGGHVHSSHSIGGVAIQSSHSHPAEPTEEEKSKVFTFTTKKEPPVYPPGSQEEKWQLMILGKGRVTCPKCKSVSRKTVEGLKKHMENCRVNPFTCQQCGKQLKSSTGMKYHIMADHNNLVRPFSHLKLVLVCLMLTLVLTVIFCQPSPDDINGLDDQSMKEKLRKVLKRMGKLKCSKEGCTGSFTSIMGYLYHMKKCGKEESELEKLLLNCQHCGKVYKSKAGLEYHLKSEHTPVPQNAEEDEVKAQREPNPERTPSGRVKRMSAQVAVFHLQEIANDELAKEWPKRKVIGDLVPDDKKLRYARPGLPAFSQEVLRKWKNEVKLQKKVQCPNLGCGSVYTSVSGLKAHLGLCGRGDFEAGKYKCLICKKEFNSESGVKYHINSVHSQDWFAVTSKSKNFKVLKAKPKENSTVDDPIVQHQTLHVFTPVLEPWQDMQMGPPPAVPEPALQANPEAAERKRRGKGRGKEKDCYDFTGSDHSSSSSSGTSSSESETEELDGQRHDVDQWALQRPSIIETHPDVAKQPRSNP, from the exons ATGGatgaccaccatcatcaccaccatcatcatcaactTCATCATCACACACAGGGAAGCATGTCACCATCATATGTTCCAAGGAAGAGGAAGGCTTCACAGCCAAAACAAAAAAGTGGTGTGCCACTACCAG CTATCCAGAGGATGTCAGATATGAGTGTGATGAGTATGATTGGTGCTCCACCTAAG AATGATGACCCCCATGCCCAGGTGACTCAAAAAATGAAAAGAACATATGGCAGAAAAAG GTATGAGGATCTGCAGAATGTCTCCCTGGGCTCTGGTGTGGAGGATTCAACCAGCGAGACGTCCTGCTGCTCCGTGGTGTCTTCCAGCCTGGCTGTAGCCAACGGGGAGctgcctccccctccacctccctctgccAGACTGCCTCACAGGCTGGTGGCTAAAGACTGTTGGCCCAACCAGGCTCCAGACACAGGCAGGGCCCAGGGCCGGGGTCAGGAACCACCTCCACCCTCCGATTTTGCCATGAAGAAAATGCGGAGAGTTGAGGTGGACAACGGAGCACCTTCTGTTCCAAATTTCCCTCCGGAAGTGAGACACACAG GTGGACATGTCCATAGCAGTCACTCTATTGGAGGTGTAGCTATCCAGAGCAGTCACAGTCACCCAGCAGAGCCAACCGAGGAAGAGAAATCTAAAGTCTTCACCTTCACAACCAAGAAAGAACCTCCTGTCTACCCCCCAG GAAGTCAAGAGGAGAAGTGGCAGCTGATGATCCTGGGGAAAGGGCGAGTCACGTGCCCCAAGTGTAAAAGTGTGAGCAGGAAGACTGTGGAGGGACTGAAGAAACATATGGAGAACTGCCGAGTG AATCCCTTCACGTGTCAGCAATGCGGGAAACAACTGAAATCTTCCACTGGAATGAAGTACCACATCATGGCAGACCACAATAACCTGGTAAGGCCATTCTCCCATCTGAAGCTGGTTTTGGTGTGTTTAATGTTGACATTGGTTTTAACCGTCATATTTTGCCAGCCCTCGCCAGATGACATAAATGGCCTGGATGACCAGTCCATGAAGGAAAAACTGAGGAAGGTGCTGAAACGGATGGGCAAATTAAAATGCTCAAAAGAG GGCTGTACTGGTAGTTTCACCAGCATCATGGGTTACCTGTACCACATGAAGAAGTGTGGGAAGGAGGAGTCTGAGCTGGAGAAGCTGCTTCTCAACTGCCAACACTGTGGCAAGGTCTACAAGTCTAAGGCAGGCCTGGAGTACCACCTCAAGTCAGAGCACACACCA GTGCCCCAGAATGCGGAGGAGGATGAGGTGAAGGCCCAGAGAGAGCCCAACCCTGAGAGGACACCCAGCGGCCGGGTCAAACGCATGTCAGCCCAGGTGGCTGTTTTCCACCTACAAGAGATTGCTAATGACGAGCTGGCTAAGGAGTGGCCCAAGAGGAAGGTCATCGGGGACCTGGTCCCTGACGATAAGAAG CTGAGATATGCACGCCCAGGGCTGCCTGCCTTCAGTCAGGAGGTCCTTCGGAAGTGGAAAAATGAAGTGAAGCTGCAAAAGAAAGTGCAGTGCCCAAACCTG GGCTGTGGCTCGGTCTACACCAGCGTGTCTGGACTGAAGGCTCACCTTGGGCTCTGTGGAAGG GGGGACTTTGAAGCAGGGAAATATAAATGCCTGATCTGTAAGAAAGAGTTCAACTCTGAGAGTGGGGTGAAGTACCACATCAACTCTGTCCACTCCCAG GACTGGTTTGCGGTGACCTCAAAATCCAAGAACTTTAAGGTTCTGAAGGCCAAGCCCAAGGAGAACAGCACCGTGGACGACCCCATTGTCCAGCACCAGACCCTCCATGTCTTCACCCCTGTCCTGGAGCCCTGGCAGGACATGCAGATGGGACCTCCACCAGCGGTGCCCGAGCCAGCCCTGCAGGCCAACCCTGAggcagcagagagaaagaggagggggaaggggagagggaaggagaaggacTGCTATGACTTCACTGGCAGTGACCActccagcagtagcagcagcggcACCTCCAGCAGCGAATCAGAGACAGAGGAGCTTGATGGCCAGAGACACGACGTTGACCAATGGGCACTGCAGAGACCCAGTATCATCGAGACCCACCCCGATGTCGCCAAGCAACCCAGAAGCAACCCCTAG
- the LOC106607846 gene encoding uncharacterized protein isoform X2: MDDHHHHHHHHQLHHHTQGSMSPSYVPRKRKASQPKQKSGVPLPAIQRMSDMSVMSMIGAPPKNDDPHAQVTQKMKRTYGRKRYEDLQNVSLGSGVEDSTSETSCCSVVSSSLAVANGELPPPPPPSARLPHRLVAKDCWPNQAPDTGRAQGRGQEPPPPSDFAMKKMRRVEVDNGAPSVPNFPPEVRHTVPVPVGGGHVHSHVHSGHSVGGGHVHSHVQSGHSVGGGHVHSHVQSGHSVGGGHVHSHVQSGHSVGGGHVHSHVQIGHSVGGGHVHSHIHSGHLHGGGHVHSYVQSDHSVGGGHVQSGHSIGGGHVQCNHSIGCGHLQSSYPIGGGLVQSSYSVVGGHVHSSHSIGGVAIQSSHSHPAEPTEEEKSKVFTFTTKKEPPVYPPGSQEEKWQLMILGKGRVTCPKCKSVSRKTVEGLKKHMENCRVNPFTCQQCGKQLKSSTGMKYHIMADHNNLPSPDDINGLDDQSMKEKLRKVLKRMGKLKCSKEGCTGSFTSIMGYLYHMKKCGKEESELEKLLLNCQHCGKVYKSKAGLEYHLKSEHTPVPQNAEEDEVKAQREPNPERTPSGRVKRMSAQVAVFHLQEIANDELAKEWPKRKVIGDLVPDDKKLRYARPGLPAFSQEVLRKWKNEVKLQKKVQCPNLGCGSVYTSVSGLKAHLGLCGRGDFEAGKYKCLICKKEFNSESGVKYHINSVHSQDWFAVTSKSKNFKVLKAKPKENSTVDDPIVQHQTLHVFTPVLEPWQDMQMGPPPAVPEPALQANPEAAERKRRGKGRGKEKDCYDFTGSDHSSSSSSGTSSSESETEELDGQRHDVDQWALQRPSIIETHPDVAKQPRSNP, translated from the exons ATGGatgaccaccatcatcaccaccatcatcatcaactTCATCATCACACACAGGGAAGCATGTCACCATCATATGTTCCAAGGAAGAGGAAGGCTTCACAGCCAAAACAAAAAAGTGGTGTGCCACTACCAG CTATCCAGAGGATGTCAGATATGAGTGTGATGAGTATGATTGGTGCTCCACCTAAG AATGATGACCCCCATGCCCAGGTGACTCAAAAAATGAAAAGAACATATGGCAGAAAAAG GTATGAGGATCTGCAGAATGTCTCCCTGGGCTCTGGTGTGGAGGATTCAACCAGCGAGACGTCCTGCTGCTCCGTGGTGTCTTCCAGCCTGGCTGTAGCCAACGGGGAGctgcctccccctccacctccctctgccAGACTGCCTCACAGGCTGGTGGCTAAAGACTGTTGGCCCAACCAGGCTCCAGACACAGGCAGGGCCCAGGGCCGGGGTCAGGAACCACCTCCACCCTCCGATTTTGCCATGAAGAAAATGCGGAGAGTTGAGGTGGACAACGGAGCACCTTCTGTTCCAAATTTCCCTCCGGAAGTGAGACACACAG TTCCAGTTCCTGTTGGAGGTGGACATGTCCATAGTCATGTCCATAGCGGTCACTCAGTCGGAGGTGGACATGTCCATAGTCATGTCCAAAGTGGTCACTCGGTTGGAGGTGGACATGTCCATAGTCATGTCCAAAGTGGTCACTCGGTTGGAGGTGGACATGTCCATAGCCATGTCCAAAGTGGTCACTCGGTTGGAGGTGGACATGTCCATAGCCATGTCCAAATTGGTCACTCGGTCGGAGGTGGACATGTCCATAGCCACATCCACAGCGGTCACTTGCATGGAGGTGGACATGTCCATAGCTATGTCCAAAGCGATCACTCGGTTGGAGGTGGACATGTCCAAAGCGGTCACTCGATTGGAGGTGGACATGTCCAGTGCAATCACTCAATTGGATGTGGACATCTCCAGAGCAGTTACCCTATTGGAGGTGGACTTGTCCAGAGTAGTTACTCTGTTGTAGGTGGACATGTCCATAGCAGTCACTCTATTGGAGGTGTAGCTATCCAGAGCAGTCACAGTCACCCAGCAGAGCCAACCGAGGAAGAGAAATCTAAAGTCTTCACCTTCACAACCAAGAAAGAACCTCCTGTCTACCCCCCAG GAAGTCAAGAGGAGAAGTGGCAGCTGATGATCCTGGGGAAAGGGCGAGTCACGTGCCCCAAGTGTAAAAGTGTGAGCAGGAAGACTGTGGAGGGACTGAAGAAACATATGGAGAACTGCCGAGTG AATCCCTTCACGTGTCAGCAATGCGGGAAACAACTGAAATCTTCCACTGGAATGAAGTACCACATCATGGCAGACCACAATAACCTG CCCTCGCCAGATGACATAAATGGCCTGGATGACCAGTCCATGAAGGAAAAACTGAGGAAGGTGCTGAAACGGATGGGCAAATTAAAATGCTCAAAAGAG GGCTGTACTGGTAGTTTCACCAGCATCATGGGTTACCTGTACCACATGAAGAAGTGTGGGAAGGAGGAGTCTGAGCTGGAGAAGCTGCTTCTCAACTGCCAACACTGTGGCAAGGTCTACAAGTCTAAGGCAGGCCTGGAGTACCACCTCAAGTCAGAGCACACACCA GTGCCCCAGAATGCGGAGGAGGATGAGGTGAAGGCCCAGAGAGAGCCCAACCCTGAGAGGACACCCAGCGGCCGGGTCAAACGCATGTCAGCCCAGGTGGCTGTTTTCCACCTACAAGAGATTGCTAATGACGAGCTGGCTAAGGAGTGGCCCAAGAGGAAGGTCATCGGGGACCTGGTCCCTGACGATAAGAAG CTGAGATATGCACGCCCAGGGCTGCCTGCCTTCAGTCAGGAGGTCCTTCGGAAGTGGAAAAATGAAGTGAAGCTGCAAAAGAAAGTGCAGTGCCCAAACCTG GGCTGTGGCTCGGTCTACACCAGCGTGTCTGGACTGAAGGCTCACCTTGGGCTCTGTGGAAGG GGGGACTTTGAAGCAGGGAAATATAAATGCCTGATCTGTAAGAAAGAGTTCAACTCTGAGAGTGGGGTGAAGTACCACATCAACTCTGTCCACTCCCAG GACTGGTTTGCGGTGACCTCAAAATCCAAGAACTTTAAGGTTCTGAAGGCCAAGCCCAAGGAGAACAGCACCGTGGACGACCCCATTGTCCAGCACCAGACCCTCCATGTCTTCACCCCTGTCCTGGAGCCCTGGCAGGACATGCAGATGGGACCTCCACCAGCGGTGCCCGAGCCAGCCCTGCAGGCCAACCCTGAggcagcagagagaaagaggagggggaaggggagagggaaggagaaggacTGCTATGACTTCACTGGCAGTGACCActccagcagtagcagcagcggcACCTCCAGCAGCGAATCAGAGACAGAGGAGCTTGATGGCCAGAGACACGACGTTGACCAATGGGCACTGCAGAGACCCAGTATCATCGAGACCCACCCCGATGTCGCCAAGCAACCCAGAAGCAACCCCTAG
- the LOC106607846 gene encoding uncharacterized protein isoform X1, producing MDDHHHHHHHHQLHHHTQGSMSPSYVPRKRKASQPKQKSGVPLPAIQRMSDMSVMSMIGAPPKNDDPHAQVTQKMKRTYGRKRYEDLQNVSLGSGVEDSTSETSCCSVVSSSLAVANGELPPPPPPSARLPHRLVAKDCWPNQAPDTGRAQGRGQEPPPPSDFAMKKMRRVEVDNGAPSVPNFPPEVRHTVPVPVGGGHVHSHVHSGHSVGGGHVHSHVQSGHSVGGGHVHSHVQSGHSVGGGHVHSHVQSGHSVGGGHVHSHVQIGHSVGGGHVHSHIHSGHLHGGGHVHSYVQSDHSVGGGHVQSGHSIGGGHVQCNHSIGCGHLQSSYPIGGGLVQSSYSVVGGHVHSSHSIGGVAIQSSHSHPAEPTEEEKSKVFTFTTKKEPPVYPPGSQEEKWQLMILGKGRVTCPKCKSVSRKTVEGLKKHMENCRVNPFTCQQCGKQLKSSTGMKYHIMADHNNLVRPFSHLKLVLVCLMLTLVLTVIFCQPSPDDINGLDDQSMKEKLRKVLKRMGKLKCSKEGCTGSFTSIMGYLYHMKKCGKEESELEKLLLNCQHCGKVYKSKAGLEYHLKSEHTPVPQNAEEDEVKAQREPNPERTPSGRVKRMSAQVAVFHLQEIANDELAKEWPKRKVIGDLVPDDKKLRYARPGLPAFSQEVLRKWKNEVKLQKKVQCPNLGCGSVYTSVSGLKAHLGLCGRGDFEAGKYKCLICKKEFNSESGVKYHINSVHSQDWFAVTSKSKNFKVLKAKPKENSTVDDPIVQHQTLHVFTPVLEPWQDMQMGPPPAVPEPALQANPEAAERKRRGKGRGKEKDCYDFTGSDHSSSSSSGTSSSESETEELDGQRHDVDQWALQRPSIIETHPDVAKQPRSNP from the exons ATGGatgaccaccatcatcaccaccatcatcatcaactTCATCATCACACACAGGGAAGCATGTCACCATCATATGTTCCAAGGAAGAGGAAGGCTTCACAGCCAAAACAAAAAAGTGGTGTGCCACTACCAG CTATCCAGAGGATGTCAGATATGAGTGTGATGAGTATGATTGGTGCTCCACCTAAG AATGATGACCCCCATGCCCAGGTGACTCAAAAAATGAAAAGAACATATGGCAGAAAAAG GTATGAGGATCTGCAGAATGTCTCCCTGGGCTCTGGTGTGGAGGATTCAACCAGCGAGACGTCCTGCTGCTCCGTGGTGTCTTCCAGCCTGGCTGTAGCCAACGGGGAGctgcctccccctccacctccctctgccAGACTGCCTCACAGGCTGGTGGCTAAAGACTGTTGGCCCAACCAGGCTCCAGACACAGGCAGGGCCCAGGGCCGGGGTCAGGAACCACCTCCACCCTCCGATTTTGCCATGAAGAAAATGCGGAGAGTTGAGGTGGACAACGGAGCACCTTCTGTTCCAAATTTCCCTCCGGAAGTGAGACACACAG TTCCAGTTCCTGTTGGAGGTGGACATGTCCATAGTCATGTCCATAGCGGTCACTCAGTCGGAGGTGGACATGTCCATAGTCATGTCCAAAGTGGTCACTCGGTTGGAGGTGGACATGTCCATAGTCATGTCCAAAGTGGTCACTCGGTTGGAGGTGGACATGTCCATAGCCATGTCCAAAGTGGTCACTCGGTTGGAGGTGGACATGTCCATAGCCATGTCCAAATTGGTCACTCGGTCGGAGGTGGACATGTCCATAGCCACATCCACAGCGGTCACTTGCATGGAGGTGGACATGTCCATAGCTATGTCCAAAGCGATCACTCGGTTGGAGGTGGACATGTCCAAAGCGGTCACTCGATTGGAGGTGGACATGTCCAGTGCAATCACTCAATTGGATGTGGACATCTCCAGAGCAGTTACCCTATTGGAGGTGGACTTGTCCAGAGTAGTTACTCTGTTGTAGGTGGACATGTCCATAGCAGTCACTCTATTGGAGGTGTAGCTATCCAGAGCAGTCACAGTCACCCAGCAGAGCCAACCGAGGAAGAGAAATCTAAAGTCTTCACCTTCACAACCAAGAAAGAACCTCCTGTCTACCCCCCAG GAAGTCAAGAGGAGAAGTGGCAGCTGATGATCCTGGGGAAAGGGCGAGTCACGTGCCCCAAGTGTAAAAGTGTGAGCAGGAAGACTGTGGAGGGACTGAAGAAACATATGGAGAACTGCCGAGTG AATCCCTTCACGTGTCAGCAATGCGGGAAACAACTGAAATCTTCCACTGGAATGAAGTACCACATCATGGCAGACCACAATAACCTGGTAAGGCCATTCTCCCATCTGAAGCTGGTTTTGGTGTGTTTAATGTTGACATTGGTTTTAACCGTCATATTTTGCCAGCCCTCGCCAGATGACATAAATGGCCTGGATGACCAGTCCATGAAGGAAAAACTGAGGAAGGTGCTGAAACGGATGGGCAAATTAAAATGCTCAAAAGAG GGCTGTACTGGTAGTTTCACCAGCATCATGGGTTACCTGTACCACATGAAGAAGTGTGGGAAGGAGGAGTCTGAGCTGGAGAAGCTGCTTCTCAACTGCCAACACTGTGGCAAGGTCTACAAGTCTAAGGCAGGCCTGGAGTACCACCTCAAGTCAGAGCACACACCA GTGCCCCAGAATGCGGAGGAGGATGAGGTGAAGGCCCAGAGAGAGCCCAACCCTGAGAGGACACCCAGCGGCCGGGTCAAACGCATGTCAGCCCAGGTGGCTGTTTTCCACCTACAAGAGATTGCTAATGACGAGCTGGCTAAGGAGTGGCCCAAGAGGAAGGTCATCGGGGACCTGGTCCCTGACGATAAGAAG CTGAGATATGCACGCCCAGGGCTGCCTGCCTTCAGTCAGGAGGTCCTTCGGAAGTGGAAAAATGAAGTGAAGCTGCAAAAGAAAGTGCAGTGCCCAAACCTG GGCTGTGGCTCGGTCTACACCAGCGTGTCTGGACTGAAGGCTCACCTTGGGCTCTGTGGAAGG GGGGACTTTGAAGCAGGGAAATATAAATGCCTGATCTGTAAGAAAGAGTTCAACTCTGAGAGTGGGGTGAAGTACCACATCAACTCTGTCCACTCCCAG GACTGGTTTGCGGTGACCTCAAAATCCAAGAACTTTAAGGTTCTGAAGGCCAAGCCCAAGGAGAACAGCACCGTGGACGACCCCATTGTCCAGCACCAGACCCTCCATGTCTTCACCCCTGTCCTGGAGCCCTGGCAGGACATGCAGATGGGACCTCCACCAGCGGTGCCCGAGCCAGCCCTGCAGGCCAACCCTGAggcagcagagagaaagaggagggggaaggggagagggaaggagaaggacTGCTATGACTTCACTGGCAGTGACCActccagcagtagcagcagcggcACCTCCAGCAGCGAATCAGAGACAGAGGAGCTTGATGGCCAGAGACACGACGTTGACCAATGGGCACTGCAGAGACCCAGTATCATCGAGACCCACCCCGATGTCGCCAAGCAACCCAGAAGCAACCCCTAG